The following is a genomic window from Dioscorea cayenensis subsp. rotundata cultivar TDr96_F1 chromosome 10, TDr96_F1_v2_PseudoChromosome.rev07_lg8_w22 25.fasta, whole genome shotgun sequence.
AGatcttttatataaaagatatttGTAGTTAATGAGAATACGAGATTGAACcccaaaattatttataaaatgagaACATAAGTGTTTGTTGAGCTTGTactaatatttatatacattttgtgattttttttaactaaatatatttatcacCTATTTGTTAAAAAACAATATAGACGGTATATTATgcattttgataattgatgaCAAAACACtatttattgaataaattttttattttcatcaattttaaGTTACAGTTGCTGCCTcgcaaatctttaaaaaaattacttaataaaaGGTAGTTTAAAAGAAgttatatttatcaatatattttttataaaatttagtcataaatttatttatttaatccagactaatatttacttttaaaaataaatactttaccTAAGAGATCTGATATTAATTGGTTAAAAGACCATTAGCATGATACAAAGTCTAAAAAAGTAATTAAGGATTATTCACTTTTACAGCTTGTATAAAAGTGAATAATTGTCCTTCAATCACAAACGGATCTCGGATCCAAAAAATTCAAGATCCGAatccaatacaaaatataacCCCAAACAACCGGCCAAAAGAGGAGCGCGTCTTGTGAAAGCCCAGTGTGAAATCTCCGCCGTTGATTGGGCCCCCACAAAGATCCCGAACCTGAGGCTCGGATACCAATCCGAACCTAATGACACCTGGTGACAGCCTGTCATcaacctcctcctccttcttttcCTCTTTCACGCTCGCTCGTTGTTCTttctcctctcctcctcctctcgaTCTCTTTTCGccatttttagggttttgggacACCCTCCATTGGGAAGCACTTTGTGTTTCTGAAGGGTTCCTTGGATTTAGGACCTCGTCGATCCCTTCCTCGGTTCTATTCTGAGGCCGGTTTCGACGTATTCGGCCTTTGATTTTTGTTCGGGTTTTGAGTTGTTTGGAGGAATGCTGGCTGCCCATGTGAGATATTTTGAGGTGAGGTTGGTCTTTCTgggtttttcttttggtttttttgttgtttgatttgtaAATGATGCTGTTGTgaaatttctttgatttttgcgTGGATTTGTGTTTAGTTTGGTGGTTGTTTGTTTTTGAGGCTATGTAATgatgtttagtttttattatggGGTTATTCAAACATGGATTAGTTattgaatatttgtttttgaagttATATAATGATGCTTAGTTTGTTTGCTGTTTCTCTTTCTTAGGCTTTAGTGTGGTGGTTTTTCTAATGGGAATTCGTGATGGAATGTAATTATCTTGGCATATTCGTTACAGGATTGgaaaaagttttgatttttttgcagAAAGTTGTAATCTTGAGGCTTTGTTTCAATTTTGGCTGTTTGATTGAATTATCTGGAGCTTGTCGTtgcttgccttttttttttggttcatgaAATTGGGTTTCTGAAAGGAATGTGATTGTTGTCATGTGTTAATTAATTCAGTCGTTCTAAAATTGCTGGGTATGTTTTACTTGGAAGGATTCAATACTAGTTATTTGTTTGGCTTTCTGTTGAGGAGGTTCCAATTTGACACTGAAAACTTCAATTAGAAAAGTAAAAGATGTGATGGTGAGGTTAATATCCCCTTGAAGTCATTGTGTTTATCCTCTTAATtatagtaatataaaaaaatgataacttTTTGTTTACTTGTTTCCTGTTACTTTGTTCTGTTTGTTACACAGCTGcatgattttatatattgtgTGCCTTAGGTATTTCGAGTGGGAAGCCACATCTACACCACTGTGCAGCTCAATTGACATGATTGAATCTTCTTCTTGGACTAATAACCATAGAAGCTTGCCTTGGGGGCGGGGTTCCTACCATCTTAAGGAGATAGTTGTCCTTCCGGTGGTTCCTTTGGGCCATCTTGGTATCGATGCTAGCTAAGAGCATGCGTCGAATCTGTCCTTCGGGTGATGCACCTGATCAGATTCTCTGCCGATGCATTCGGTTTGGTGACAATTGCTCTTGTGTCAATTGCTGCTTTCCTGGGTCTTCTTTGCATCTATAGTTCAATCTACTTTCAGTTATGGATCCGAAGCAGGCATTATCTCCAGCTGAGTTATTTTAATGGACCATGGTTTACTCGCATTGTGCTAATCCTAGTAGCAATCTGGTGGGGTTTTGGGGAAATTGTGAGACTAACTCTGCTGAAAGGGGATGAAAGGCTCTTCACTTCTATAAGATGTCAGAAGGATATTTGCAAGTTTTACATCATCTCGAATCTAGGGTTTGCGGAACCATGCATGTTCCTCATGATCACATTCCTCATACATGCCTCATTGCAAAAGCGGGAATCTGGTACTCTGAGCCCCCGATGGAACAGAAAGACAGTCAGTTATGTCCTATTCTGCTCTCTTCCAGTCTTCATCATGCAACTTTGCATTGTAGTAATCGGTCCTAGGTTCACGGTGCAGAATGGTAACCTCAAAACTATGGTGGCAAAGTTTGTTTTAAGCAGCTCCATGAACGAGCAAGTCAGTGTATGCACCTATCCATTGGGAAGCATCGTGATTCTTGGTCTTTTTTACACCATTCTTGTGTTCTATATTAGTTGTGTTGGAGCCAAGGTGGTATCACTCGTCATCAACAAAGGGCTGCAGCGAAGGATATACTTGCTGATAGTATCAGTCATGGTTCTCCTTCCCATGAGAGTGTTACTTCTTGCATCCTCTGTTCTGCCCCGCAAAGGACACCTGTTCTTCGAGTCCCTGATATTCACATCCTTTCTCGCTGTGTTGCTCTGCGTCCTGATTGGAATTTCTATGCTAGTCTATTTCCCAATTTCCGATTCATTGGCATTGGGAGACCTTGGAAATGTTGGACTTGAAGACATGCCATATGATGATTACTTCAGGGATGGTAATGGTGGCGCGCCTCTTGTCGCCCATCAAAACCACCAAGTGACCTGGAGGAACAACCCGGACTCATTTACAAAGCATGTTTCTATATCCTTCCATCCATCGATAAAGGATGAGCCTTTGGCATCAGGCAGTGAAGATTTCAACTCTGTCCCTATGAAATAGTGCACACATATTATGGCTTCTCTCATTTGCTTCCCAATTCTGTGTCAACCTGTGTCTGTTTTCAACAAAGTGAAAATTTTCCAATTCTAAGCAAGTTTTACTCTTTTGCAATTTCTTGAATGTGATCTCAATTGTGTGATAATAGGAATGAAAAGTAGTCaccaaaattaataatgttgTCATGATATATTCCATGTGATTGTTGAAAGTCCTCTGCAGGAAAACAGAGGTTAAAAAAGCTTCCTGCATGAGCTGAGCTGTTGTCATACTTTTACTTTAGCATTCATTCTTTTATTGACTTTGTCTACATCTTGCATGAttgtcaccaaaaaaaaaaaaaaatcacttcagTTTTGGTTTTGATGTTCATGATCTTTGAAGGGGTATATGTAAACTCAAATATCACAGGAAGAGAacgagaaattattattgtatagAGATTTTTCTTTGATGTTCTTTCAAGCtccaaaaattattgtttagagatttttctttttcattctcaaAAAATGACAAAGATAACCAAGTCCTTGGAAGAGAAGGAGAAATTTTCTGACAAACAAACATCACAAATTGACACCGAAAATGACGTGATTTTAATCATTCATGTGCCTTTGTTTTGATCAGGTACACTATTCATATtcatacaaatttaaaattcttaatatacatattatatgtACATGTACTTTCTTTCTGCAACTTGATAACGCCGAAAAACTAtgagtgtgtttttttttaaaattaattaaaattaactttttctattaaaaaaaacgtcaaattgaatttaatattttaaaaatacttaaaaatcaCTGGCAATCACTTACTACCCGTAGTGCttacaaagaataaaattttaaactaaaaaattgaACCCGCCTGATCATCAATTATCATTTTTGtggattaattattaattttagataTTGTCATTTGCAtagtgaataattttttttttttataaaatatgaacaaatcatGTGACCGGATATGTCTGTAATGAACTTACATTTTGGTTGATGTGAGTCactgatatatttttttattaaaaaaaaaaatcacacccACTAAAGCTCCCAAGTTAAAGAAAAAAGTAATGTTGTCAAACTCGGACCGGCCTCATAGCCGATTCCGGTTCCGTCGGCGGTTCGATCGGAAAAACCGAAAGCCAGCCATGAGACCCGGTCCGCTACCTCCTTTGACTCGGTGTTGATATAACTCGGCCAAAAACCGGTGACCCGGCAGGTCAACCCGGAATTGGTTAACCCGGCGGATCTacgggttaaaaaaataaaattaaaaagaaaaaaatgctatGATGAGAAGAAGTGAGAAAGAGTGTTGGCGGTGACGGTGAGCATGAGAAGAAATGAGGAGCTGGAGAAGGCGAAGAACATGATAGGCGTGGAGAATGGAGATGAGAAGAAAGCGAAgagtgatttttttctttttcgtttttgtgagtcagagagagagagagagagagagagagagtggggggtattttcatttctttggtTAGTCCCGAGAGAGGAGcggtgagagttttttttttaaatatattttattttatttcaaatattgtatataaatctaaaacttatattaaatttaattgtattttaaatatttttaaaattaaaaaaatatgtaaaataaaaattttaaatattatgtttaattaattgtgttttttaattattaaaatataagttataatttttttatattattaattattataatatatatttttaatattttattattgatcacTGATTTAACTCTGGTTCAACTGGTCGAACCTATCAACACTGACCCTGGACTTGGCGGGTCGATCAGCCCAGGGTCGACTACttggaaaaaaactaaaagattcTATCGAAACAGTGAAATGAAAAACGAAGAGTTCTTAtcatcccgtgcataagaagaAAGTGTCGCAATAGCCATCACTATATCCCTAGCCACTGGCTAGTCATTAAGAAGGAATCTCCCTCCTTCTCTTTGGGATTTTGTTTTTCAGTATATTTTGGTCTTTGTCTCTGTAATTATCAGTACCTACTCATTTCTAATGAGTGCTTTTAGTATTATTCTCTCTATAAGCTCATTTATTGATGGTCTTCTATTTTAGGCCTTATTGTACTCTTTTATCACTTTTAATTTAAGTGTTTTATAcatctttttaaaaagataaaaaaatgaaacgaTTACCAATAAGTCTATTTAccatcataaatcaattaaaattaattttttttaaaaaaaatagtttcacatttttctacaaattttgaaaaactccaaaaaaactattaataaaagtttaaaatatcAAGGATCTTAAGGTAGTCATgaacatttatttatatcatcaatcatcattcatcaTGTTCTATCCCATCCGACCCGATAAGGACGGATCGGATTCGGATTCGGATTGAGTGATTCCAGAATCCGACCCGCTATGGGAAAGCTATGCAAAGCTACTGTCGAGAGACTCATGAGTCTTCTTCTCCTTCGAGTTTGCCCATCGCTTCTCTGAAGATCCAATGGATTCAACGAACCTCTCCGCCCTCCCCGAGGACGCCGCCGACGAAGACCCACAGAGCCTCCCTTCAGCCTTCTCGCCGGCGTCCATCCCTCCCCGCCCGGCGTCTCAGTGAGCCCTTACTCACATCTCTTctcatcatttcttcttttcaatcGCCTGAAGTGATTTCCGTGATTGATCAGCTGTTTTCCTTGTGATTGTTGGTTTTCTATagtgatcttattattattcgAATAGTTTGATCGTGATCGGGTTTGATGGATGAAGTATTCAGCTTTTGATTTTGTGGGGGAAATGCTTTTCGTTTTTTGTGTTGAATTTTAGATTATTTCGTTATCTCAATTGCGTTGGGTTTatggtgaatttttttttccttttatttttttgattaaagatCTCACAAGGTTTTTTATCAGTCAGATGAAAATTGATCTTTTAGCTTAATGACTTGCATTTTTTGGAAGCCAAGTACTGATGTGTCTGTTCATGAGGAATGAATGGATCATGTTACTGGTATTGTACTTCTTGTATGCATTAATTTGCGGATTTATTTGCATCAAAAGCCAAGGTGATCTGGAAAATTTGAAGTTCTTCATCCATCTTGAAAGTTGATATCTTTACATTTTCTTGTTATGTAAACTATAATTCCATGAAGTTATCCTGTTGGGGTCAAAAGGGCAAAAAAATTTGCATGAAAGTTTATGGCTTGGCACAACCCCTAGCATGTTGAGTCTCTTAAACACATACTTCTGAAAGTTTATGGCTTGGCACAACCCCTAGCATGAAAGTTTATGGTgaagatatattaattaaagataaaatgcTTTTTAAAGGGGTCAAATGCACATAGTTGTTCAATACTAGTTTGCCTATATTGATTTCTGCATATTGGTGCCCTATCTTTTGCCTTTTATCATtgcttataatatttttaaatgaatgtgTAGCAAAATTTAGATGACATTGTGGAATGTGCTAGTGGGATTGAGAATATCATTGGTGTCTATAAGATTTGTTGCGATGATTATGATATGGTTCATTAGCTTCCTTTCTCAATGTAGatgatatttgtaaaaataaaagaaatttctgGACCAGTCAGTCCAGGCTcataaaaatctttttacatTAAGAAGCATTGATTGCATGTTTGGTACAAGAAAGCAAGTTCCTCATTCTTTAGTGTACATGCAGGACTTCCAGTCAAAAGCATTCACCCTTAGAATGGTCATCCTTTTttgacaaagaagaagatgttgCAATTCCTTCTTCAAATGATGTGAGTTGGGTGCTTTTCCTTTTGGGACCATGATTATCAAAGAGGAAAGGTTTAACAtctatgttattttcttttaggtatTTCATATCTACTTAGCTGGATCTGAAGGACCAGTTGTTTTCTGTCTTCATGGAGGTGGTTATTCAGGGTAAGTTGTAATTCTTTATAAGTTGGATGATATATTATATCCTCATGATATGTACTATTGGCAATCACTGCCACATCCTGAATTAGTGTTACTATTAAGTGGTTGCCAAGTTCCTTgaccattttattttaatgtgtcAACTGTACTTTTCTCTCGTTCTTCATAACCATTGAACTTCACAGTTTATCTATTTCAAATTTCAGATATTCCAGTTAATGTATAACTGCATGTGTGTAATTTTCTGCAGTAGATTCCAATGTTTCAATGCAAACCTGGACTACGCCAACATTTTGTTCAACTAGAATAAGTGGTTCATAATATGGATGGCAGAAAAGCTGATTAGCTTGATATTTTGATGTAATTAAATAGTTGTTTTCATGACATGCAGTTGTATGCTGTAACTGTGTCGGCCTGATCTGGATAAATAAGTGGGATTTTGGAAGTTATCACTCCAGATTTTTGCACCTTTTGTTTCATTCGCTTCATACATTAGAAATCTAAGTCTTGATCTGAGcatcaataatttatttagaatCTTTGGTTCCCTTTAGTTACATTctgattattttagttttttttttttttaataaattctgtTCAGGCTATCATTTGCGCTGGCGGCAAGTAAGATCAAAGAAAAGGCTCGGGTAGTAGCCATGGACCTGAGAGGGCACGGGAAATCATCCACCAGTAATGATCTAGACTTGTCCATTGAGGTACATAATATCAGTTCTGTGAATTAGTACAAGAGCAATAATTAACTGTaacttttttttgtaaattcCTCCTTTGCAATGTGCCAATTGACTATACAAAGATACCTTGATTTAAAACAGTATCATACTCCAGCAGAAAATAATTGATTTGGATTTGCAGACTTTATCCAATGATGTTTTGGCTGTTCTGAAAGCGATTTATGGGGATTCTCCACCTTCCATTATCCTTGTTGGCCACAGGTTTTGTGCCTCTAGCATTTTTCAATAGAAACCtgtcattattattttgctttaaTACTTATTTAGTTGAATTTTCAGGTCCTTATATCAatgtattttgtaatttgcttTGTCACAAGTTGTTAAGGACTTGTTATTGGTATGAATGTCATCAATCAAGCATGTGAAGacaagtttaaaattttagtgcGACCTTAGTCTTCCATGAAAACTGGGTTTTACAAAATCTAAGAAGCTTGCCACATACTGTAATTCTTTATTCTTGCGCTATGCTCTTATTATGTAACCTTTATTCTTCTGCAGACTTTTTCTTGCTCTATGCTCTGTCAAGTTTTTTATCATCTGTGGGCAttgttatgtatgtatatatagcaAATAGTTCTGACAATTCAAGTATAGCAATTATTCTTCTATTCCAAATACAgtttaatttacttattttaccTGAATTGTTTCTGCTTTTGATGTACCTCATGGCAAGTTGTTCTCATAATATTTATCTAGATCAAAgactcttatttttcattgattttgaagCATGGGAGGCTCTGTGGCTATACATGCAGCTGCAAAGAGAGTGATCACGAATCTGCAAGGCcttattgttgttgatgttgtagAGGTTCATTTCATAACTTGAAATTTTCATGCTACCatattaatttgaaatctatcTGTGATGTTATCGGATtcatattctatttctttatatatatatatatatatgtatataacagGGAACAGCCATGGCGTCATTGATCCATATGCAGAAAATTCTATCCAACAGAATGCAATATTTCCCAACCATAGAGAAGGCGGTATGTATTTATGGTGTTTGATTTACAATCAAGTTCGtaattctatctttttatataagATGTTCCACAAGACTAGGAGAATGTGGTCTCTTTGTAATAATTACTATTAAAGGCATGCTATGACTTTGATGCCCTTGAATAAGTTCTATTTGAGAAAATTCTATCCAACAGAATGCAATGTTTCCCAACCATAGAGAAGGTGGTATGTATTTATCGTGTTTGATTTACAATCAAGTTCATAATTCTATCTTCTTATAATGTCCCACCAGACTAGGAGAATGTGGTCTCTTCGTAATATTAGCATACTACGACTTTGATGCCCTTGAATAAGTTCTTATTGGCTGAGTTTTGAAGAAAATCATAGTATTTACAAGTTTTTGGTCAAGCAACTCTATCTGGCTTGGTAATCATTGCCATGATGCAttgatttttagaaattttgcaGATTGAATGGAGCGTCAAAGGTGGCTCATTAAGAAATGTGGACTCTGCTCGTGTATCAGTTCCATCAACGTTGAAATATGATGATTCAAAGAAATGGTGAGCTTAATAGAATCTGGTGATTCTAGCGTACATGCTTGGTTGATCACGTTTAGATTAGAAGACTTCTTTGCTAAGCCTTGTGCGGGTAAATTTTTCCAGTAAGTACCTAAGTTTGaccttatatcagtttgagcactaactttcaatttgtatcaaaatgagcactaagttttaatttcatttctccagCTGGGTAATTTGGGATTtttggtggatttttggtgatgtggacgTCGGAAAGCTTGCGTAGATGCCCTGGGTCCACGTCATTGACTCACCAACTTAGCCACTTAACCAATGGCTTTTTTGATCCACGTAGGACGTACACGTCAGCTTCTCTcccatcattctttttttttccctctctctctAGAATACTATAGCCCTGGTGACGTGGACACAGGGAATCCATGCAACCTTTCCGGTGTCCACATCACAAAAAAATCCACcggaaatccccaattacccaactagagaaataaaattaaaactcagtattcattttgatacaaattgaaagttagtgctcaaactgatataagctcaaacttaggtactcactggaaaaatttacccgcctatgtgtatttataaatagttcATGTAGACCAAATGAAATTTTCACACATTCTATTTATGAACTCTTACAGCTACACTTTCCGGATCCCTCTAGAAGAAACAGAAGTATACTGGAAGGGCTGGTTGGTATTGAACTTCCTTTGCCATAGCAAAAGGCATTGTATTGTAGATGTATAGCATTGCTGTGATTATTGGTCTAAAAGACTTCTCATGACATGGAACAGGTATGAAGGCCTTTCTGACAAATTTTTGTCATGCCCAGCACCGAAGCTTTTAATGTTGGCTGGAACAGACAGATTGGACAGGTCTTTTCTGACATGACTAATATATTGAGtgcattttcacatttttattttactcgCTATTCACCTTTTAATTTGGCTCCTTTATGCCATTGATTTTGCTACCTAAGTACCTTGTGTAATTTATGACTTATTTGCAAAGTTCACTGTAAGAGCAGTGGGTCCAGCTTAGCACCTCACCTTTTATCCAGTTTTTTACTcagaataattaaataaattcatcaGCAGATCTTGAACATTTTAGTCAACTAAAATTCTTTGGCTGTTAGATCCTATTAATTACCCAATTTCAATGACTTTGTTCTGGATTTTTAGATGTGagaatattgttgaattccgGAGTCAATAGTCATACTGCATTGATTATATGTCTTAGTGAGAAGATTTAAATGCCGAGATAGCTCCTCGTAAAaccatttcatcatttttctctctttctctagaTATATATGGAAATCTCAAAGACCAAATTGTATGGTTTTTTAGTGCAGGTTTGGTTAGTATCAGATTAAAAAATGATCACCAAGATTTTTGTGGGACATGTGTGAGAAATAGAAAACGGTTGTGGCTTAATCCACTATGCTAGAGGGTCTGCATCAGTACCCAACAGttatttatatgaataaattgttcTCTGCGCAGAATTTTAACATTTGGTTTACTACCCTAAAGAGATTTACTTTGTTTGCTTTAGTTGCTCAAAAGCTCACTAGGGTGTACACACTACTCCTAAATAATATGTCAGTGCTATTCATTATTGCAAACCATGTCTGGTTTTTTATTGGTTTGGACAAATTTCCATTTAAAAGTGGCATCAAGTGAAATCTAGATTTGCATAATCTCAATTGCATAAACACCTACTAACaaaattatttcttcatttaCACTTCATATTAAGTTTACTTGGTTGAAACTTATAGACACTATTCAATCAATTTCATAAATTAACTATTGTAGAAGCTATGCGAGCGTAAACACATTTTTGAGAAAGTCATTGTACCATTTTCCATACAGATCACTTACAATTGGCCAGATGCAAGGGAAGTTTCAACTAGTGGTTGTCCGCCATACTGGACATGCAATTCAGGTTCACGTTTCTCCCTTTGGTTATTGTTATATTTGATTTGTAATTGTTATTTACTTATGTGTGACCATGTGCAATTCAAGAAATGGCTCAAAGTgatgtgttcttttggcttttgATGTTGTGCTTGTAACACCTAAGATATTATCTCTAGAACAACTAAAATAAGTGCTTTAGTACGATGCATCGAGAATTGCAGGCAATACTCTTGACATTTGTCCAAAGCTCCTGAAAATGATTGTGAATTGTGTACTCtaaaattctttctttttattaaaaaaaaaatcctgaagGAAAGCAATCAGGTTTTCTAACTTATTAGGATGCTATTCATCATCATGAAAAAGTGCCTGAGATTAATTGTGAATATATGCTTGAGCAAACTATGAAGAAGTATTCTGAGGAAAAAATTCTACCGATAACTTGACCTTGTataatttcttgttttagtCTTGCTTAATGGCAAACAACCTTTACTGTTCATATCAGATCAAGCTTTCTGAATTTTCTGCAATAGGTCATTTACAATACCCTTTCTGCAGGAAGATGTCCCAGAGGAATTTGCATCATATGTAATCAACTTCATTTCACGCAACCGAATTGGATCCTGTGGTGTTGAGGTTAGTAATCACCTTCAGTTAAGTTTcatcatcttttattttgtgttggTTCTCTGATCTATGATTGATAAGTTTAaattgaactatatatatatatatatattactgtcTTTCAGCTAATGATTAAAACCAGTTGGTGTGGTAAAATTTGTACATTCTCTTGTCAAATGTCCTATGAATGATTTTGGTGATACTTGAGGGGTGTTCAATCCAACAACTTATGAATTTAAACAAATCATCTGTGAATGATGCTTCATCCCAACTTAACTTATGCTGCAGATACCAGGCCTCCTTCATCGGTAAAAAAGCAGCAAAAGAGTAACAATTTTCAAGCACTCTAAAGCAATGATGCTAACAAAATCAGAAACTGAGAAGAAGTGAGGGACAATTTGCTGTTCATTGAATCCTGTTTTGTATAGTGAGCATGTTTTGTTCCAAAGTTTTTAGCCCCACAAATGCAAACTGCTTACAAACCAAGGACATGCCTAGCTTGTGGCCTGTGCATTAGAAAACCATAAATTGTCCATGTATTTGAACAGGTGATGCATTTCAatcttgtcttctttttttttttttcaccaagaAGAGCATTTAGGCCACTGAGAAAGGCTGGGATATGTACAAGCCTCCTCGGAGCAAGTGAGTGAGTGAGGGACCGTGAAATATAAATATGtctttatctataatttaaactTTCATTGTTTACTGATGGGTTTTATCTAACTAGATCAATAGGCCCAGATACCCATAGACCACTTTCTATTTTTTACATATTGAAAAATATCCCGTAAATCCTAAATTTGAgtcttcaaaataaatttctcgttttgcatttatttaaaatataaatattagttACTGAAATTGACAAATCTAGCTCTtccaaaatagataaataataaataaagcatTATTTCACATACACTGGCAAGTATCACACCCAACAAAGAAGCTttacaatatataaattaaattctcATTAAcccttaaaataatttttttttataaaaattttaaatgattgtttgttttaactttaaaaaaaaaaatcatttgggTCTTAGAATCGCctaagttttatctttttccaatctccaataaaataaacaataaataaataaatttataactaaAATTAATCAGCAAAAAAATTATGCTTTTGACTCCACGCATAACAGCATAGCCGTGGTAGCTTTTctcattatcaaaaataaataaataaaaataacaacctAAATTTTAGAATCTACtgatgttaataaaaaaaaaaccaacatctattagttttaagtttttaacaaCTAAACACAAAtccaatatataattatatatacgatttcataaattttattttcaattaaaaaaaattttattttcaactaaCCTTAGTGTAATTTTCTGAAAGTTTTGTGAAACGCATGGGTAAGACAAGACAATACATGTCGGCCGCTGACTCAAACCATACGTTCACGTTGACTAATTCAGGGCCGCGGCCAAGTCAAACCCATTGACAACGAATCCACCGCCACTAGCGACGGCGCAAAAACCCGTTCATATTTGGCACGTGTCACGTGGGTCTCGTTTTCATTGCTGACGTCATCTCCACTTCTGGAAGTTCTCCCTTTAATTCCTCGCCGATTTTTTCTCATGCCGGC
Proteins encoded in this region:
- the LOC120270651 gene encoding uncharacterized protein LOC120270651; amino-acid sequence: MHLIRFSADAFGLVTIALVSIAAFLGLLCIYSSIYFQLWIRSRHYLQLSYFNGPWFTRIVLILVAIWWGFGEIVRLTLLKGDERLFTSIRCQKDICKFYIISNLGFAEPCMFLMITFLIHASLQKRESGTLSPRWNRKTVSYVLFCSLPVFIMQLCIVVIGPRFTVQNGNLKTMVAKFVLSSSMNEQVSVCTYPLGSIVILGLFYTILVFYISCVGAKVVSLVINKGLQRRIYLLIVSVMVLLPMRVLLLASSVLPRKGHLFFESLIFTSFLAVLLCVLIGISMLVYFPISDSLALGDLGNVGLEDMPYDDYFRDGNGGAPLVAHQNHQVTWRNNPDSFTKHVSISFHPSIKDEPLASGSEDFNSVPMK
- the LOC120270832 gene encoding probable protein phosphatase methylesterase 1, which encodes MDSTNLSALPEDAADEDPQSLPSAFSPASIPPRPASQTSSQKHSPLEWSSFFDKEEDVAIPSSNDVFHIYLAGSEGPVVFCLHGGGYSGLSFALAASKIKEKARVVAMDLRGHGKSSTSNDLDLSIETLSNDVLAVLKAIYGDSPPSIILVGHSMGGSVAIHAAAKRVITNLQGLIVVDVVEGTAMASLIHMQKILSNRMQYFPTIEKAIEWSVKGGSLRNVDSARVSVPSTLKYDDSKKCYTFRIPLEETEVYWKGWYEGLSDKFLSCPAPKLLMLAGTDRLDRSLTIGQMQGKFQLVVVRHTGHAIQEDVPEEFASYVINFISRNRIGSCGVEIPGLLHR